Part of the Anopheles coluzzii chromosome 3, AcolN3, whole genome shotgun sequence genome is shown below.
TACAAATGGAAAGGCAAATCGCTGTCTGCCTTTGAAGCTAAGCCTGCTCCCGATCCACTGATCCGTAGGCGCAAGGAAGCATCGACCGCGGAAGGAGAACCATTAAATATAAAGCGACGCACGGTGGAAGCATCAGCAACGTCGCTCGCATACCTCACGTATGATGAACAATTGAAGCAGAAACAATCGGAGATGGAAAATGTGTTGCAAAAGTTTGGCAAAGAGCTCTGGTCCTCCATTCCAACGCTACGAACTTTTGTGGAAAAACAGCGTCTTTTACACGGCGGCCTTCCTTGCGCGTTTGAACCGATTCGCCCGTCCCCAATGCAAGACGGTTATCGCAATAAGTGTGAGTTTTCTATCGGAAAGGATGCTTTAGGTGTGAAACGTGTGGGCTTTCGAGTAGGCAGCTACTCGAATGGATTTCTAGAAGTTGAATCGATAGCGCACCTTAAGCACATACCAGAATGCATGAAACAAACAGTCGTACTCTTTGAACAGTTTGTACAAAGCTCCCCATTCGATGTGTATAGTGCCGAGACGTATCAGGGCCACTTTCGGCAACTTACCGTGCGTATGTCGCACGCTACCGGCCAGGTAATGGTAGTGGTTGGTGTGCATCTACAGTCATTGTCAGAGGAAGAGAAACAGACCATGAAGTCTTCAATTGTCGAGTGCTTAACATCGGAACCGGGCAAACAAGCAGGCATCAGTTCGATCCACTTCGAAGTGATTCAAAAACGGCAGCAAGGACAGTACACAAATCCTATAGAACATTTGTATGGGGAAACACACATCGAGGACACAATTTTAGGTCTCACATTTCGTATCAGTCCTGCGGCGTTCTTTCAAATCAACACTCCTGCGGCCGAGGTGCTTTATCAGTGTGCAATCGATGTTGCTGCTCCAAGCAAAAGTACAAGCATTCTCGATATTTGCTGTGGCACTGGGACGATTGGGCTTTGCTTTGCCCGCCATTGCAAACAAGTTCTTGGTGTCGATATCGTGGAACAAGCCATCGAAGATGCGAAACACAATGCCCAAAAGAACGGTATAGAGAATTGTAGTTTTTTTGCTGGAAACTCGGATGATCTAATCATGTCGTTGATAAGGCATGCTAACATTATGCCGGATCAGCATGAATCTTTGATAGCGATCGTCGATCCGCCGAGAGCTGGACTTCGTAAGTAATGCTAAAAAAGTTGGTAGAACGGTTcagtttgattttttacttCTCTTCTTTCAGACATTCGCTCTATTACACAATTGAGAAATGCCCGGGGACTCGATAAGCTGGTGTACGTGTCGTGCTCTCCCCAAAGCGCTATTAAAAATTGGGTTGACTTAATGCGTCCCTGTTCGAAGCAACTTCGCGGGGAACCATTCGTTGCGAAAAAAGCAATGGCTGTTGATTTATTTCCACATACTCCACACACGGAATTGGTCATACTGTTCGAACGTGAGAAGGAAAGCAAACAGGAACTCGTGGTGGATTCAGAAAATGTTTGCACCGATAAACCTGTTGATCCACAGCCGGagacataaaacaaaaagattaaTATAACCATGGGGAAACCAAGTGGTTTAATGGTAGACGTGCCGATCCCTGCAAAGGTTTGGCGCGAATCAATCCCCATCTGGTCAATTCCCTCTCTATCAAGGTCTTAGGTGTCATCTGGTTATGTAATATAATCAAGTCGATGTAGTAAACCTTCTGTAACGTCCTAACACCAAGCTAATGAAGACGAATAATTCTATTGTTTATTCCATTGAAGAGGAAACCATGTTTATTACAGACTAAAATACAATTATGCTATACTACATCAGATTCGTTGGCATTTTAATGTTGTGACGTGTACCGATGACGCAGTTGCAATAGGGCCAGTGGTATCGTGCTGCGCTTCGATCTAAATCGCTCATCCATTATACTGTATGAATGGCGAATTCCCACGATTCGTTTCAAACGCCCTTCGAAGTAACGGAAATCCCATCTACTGGAAAAGGTGTGCGGGTTAGCTTAGGTGTGAGGGTTTGTGTAAGATTAGTGAACAGCTACATCTACAAGCAGAATGAATCGTTTTCTGAGActctttattttactttttgtgtTTCCCTTTTCATATGGTGATCCTCGTAAAAGTAGTCGCTATCAGCCGCCAAAGCCTCGATTCGAAGTGTTTGATCCGAAGGGATTGATTGTGTGGATTAACGCTGATCCAGGAATTAGTTCGTTTACATTTCACGGGAAACTTAATCAGCAATTTGTACAGAATTACGATGTTGGACGATGGGCTCAgacaataattaaaataaaaaacggCCGATACCTTTTCATCGATCGCGAAGCAAAACTCGTACCAGGTGATACCATATTTTATCGTACAGTGATTGTTCGTAACGGACAGACCTACCGTACGAATTCCGGAGCGTTTACCGTGGAAGAGCTGCGTCCGGCCGCTACACCTTCACCCACATCCACTTCCGGTATCGTGTCGCGCTCTGCTACGTCCGAGCTATATCCATATGTGCTCACCGCAAATGAACGACGAACTAAGGACGTGAGGTCAACCGCTACCCAAACTGATGATTACGAGGGAAATTCAGCTGAGCATTGCGCTAATGCACAAACCATTGTAAATGGACGAAAAGTGTGTGCTGGTAAACTGTTGTTTGAGGATAATTTTAATGGTCGTTCGATAGATTTGCGCAAGTGGCGCATTGAGAACCGTTTTGCATCTGACCCCGACAATGAATTTGTGGTTTATGCTGATTTCCCGGAAAATATAATGATACAAAATGGTCTATTAGCTATCCGCCCCACTCTGTTCGAGGAAAAATTTGGACCAGGTGCGACGACTCAGCAGTTTAGGTTTGGCGAAGAGTGCACGGGCCATAGCAGTTCGCGGGACTGTATCCGAGACACGAAGATTGATTTTGACATGATTCCGCCGGTACTTACAGCCCAGATTACAACTATAACCAGCTTTAAATTTACATTTGGAAAGGTGTTGATTCGGGCAAAATTGCCTGAGGGTAGTTGGATTTTTCCACGTAAGTGCTCTTCCCagaaactacaaaaaaatatcaagAGCAATCTTGTTAAGAGTATTGTAATCGTTTACAGAGCTATATATCATCCCTGCCACGGACTTTTATGGCCAAGACAGTTATGCTTCCGGATTAATGCGCATTGCATTTGTACCTGGTGGACCGCAGTTCAGGAATCAACTATCCGGTGGACTGCTTGTGAGCGACAGTGAACCTTTGCGCTGCTCTAAAATGTGCACTTTGAACAAAAATGTCCAATGGAGTTCTGATTACCACGTGTATGGGCTGAAGTGGACTCCAGAAGGGGTATGGATGGAAGTGGATGATGAGGTGTACTGTGCCATTGATCCTGGAGAAGGGTTATACCGAACCATTCAGTCTAGAAAGCCTCAAATTGCAAATCTGTGGCAATTGAGCGGATCCCGGATGGCTCCGTTCGACAAGGATTTCTATCTTGGTCTTGGAGTAGGTGTGGGAGGTCATTATGATTTCCATCAATTTAACGGGAAACCTTGGAAAGATTTAGGAGTAAAAGCCATGTTTACCTTTTGGAAAGCTAGAGACAAGTGGTATCCTACTTGGAATGTGAATAGTACCATGCTTGTCGATTACGTTCGCGTGTTTGGTGTTTAACCATGTTTGCCTTCAAGAGCGTCGAATAACATCGACTCAAACCATATGCCAGTCTCAAAATGCGTAAAAACATTTTTGCTTGATATTCAGATGGCATAAGAGTTATAACATAGAGCCATTTTTTAATACATATGTTGGTCAAAAATGCCCTgccttaatttaatttcaattgcCAGCAATAAAATGGACTAAACAAGTTTCAACTCAGATGATCATTCACGAGAAAAGGGGGAAATGCTTTATATTAGATTCATactactgttaattttaagTAAATTAGGATACGAGAACTAACAAATAATGTAATACGCCACaatacataatttaaaaaaaaaaaacaacataataataaaataaattggcGTATTTTTATCATTACAAATAGCACCGAAAACTTTACAGTGTACGATACGGAACCAAATCATAAACTGGCAGCCCGGCCGCGCTtgcgcaaaacgtaaacaaaacaagcttGACGGTGTTCGTAGATGTCAAACAGCGGAAAGTACAATACAGTAGAAATTTAGCAAAAGTAAAATCCTATTGTGCTGTATCAAAACGGTCTCCTGTTTTCGGCTCTCTATTTAGTGATTAATGCAGTAATATGTACATTTGAAGCAAAGTCGAGGTTTTCAGCTAAgtaaaaaagtgacaaacgCCCAAAAACGCAATCGTAAGTAAAACTTATCTTGTGTGTTCATGCGAGCAAGAAGACCCCGATTTGGTATGTTGTGCATGCAATTTTGTACAGTGATTCGACactgcaaaagaaagaaactcTCGTTTTATCGCCCGATCCCCGATGACGAACGCAGCTGCATGGTACGTACGCATGAGTtagttttgttacattttcacAGCCAATGCATTACAGTCTATTGTAATCAGTAGCAGAAAAAGATCCCACACAAATGCTGTCCCGAAAGGACAGACACTGGAACCCTCGATCCCACATTTATTCCAAGAGAAATATGGAAAACTTATATATACGTGGCCGAAATCGTGTGATTCTCAGTCTCTCGAATGGCTTTCCACACTGATTGTAATGTAGCGAGTGCAGTTTGAACAGGAGCGAATCCTAAAATAGAACATTGCGTAAGCAACAGAAAACGAAAACTGAGATGTGCCGTGACTGAGATGCTGCGTGAATGCATTGCTGTACGTCGAACCACAACTGAGGTATGGGACAGTTTTAGCAAATGAAACTACTCTTTCTACAGGCGCTAAAACTCTGTCATAGAAAACCTTGAAACTCTTATCACTATCAATGTTGTAGGACTTTTTTTCACCTCAACCATTATCTCCGCTCTCTACCTATCGCGCATGTTTCTCACCACCATAGGGGTGGTGCTTTCTTATCAGTCTAAAGAAATGTCGTGAACTAATGTCTAAGAAAAAGACTTCAATGCCCGGTATTGCCCTATGTTTCGTGAGGGCAAACGAGCCTCGATTCGGTGGCCAAGGGCTAGGTGGCCATTTTATAATCGggctttaaaataaaaaataacttgGACACTCGATGTCATATTGATGCCACGCTTAATTGAAGAGCGCAGCCAAGTGCAAACTCTCGCCTTCTCGTCGAATCTGGAGAGCAAACCCATTGGCAGGTCCTGGGAACTGACAtcgggctgaacgtgttatttgTTTGATGTGAATCTGCTGCAATGAGATtacaattttgcatattttgaattattttttaaatatgatccaaaagggattttttttttgcatttgaaaaTAGATGGAACAATTTGTAAAATTTAGCCAACCAGGTATCACTGAACCCCTCCGTATCCGTGCTGCTTGTGTAGAGAGAAAATTCAACTACAGCCGTATTCAATTAAGGCCTGATGTAAAGTAATTGTGGAAACAATACTTTAAACTAATGTATGATGCGTTGAACCTATGGTGAAAAGAAGGCAGTGTTTTTAAAGTTAGTAAAACAGGCGAACTAAATAG
Proteins encoded:
- the LOC120958651 gene encoding tRNA (uracil-5-)-methyltransferase homolog A; the encoded protein is MEVENDAAIAEESPKEEVPNKHDDKSEMKGEEYAYLDATGFTSELFKIELRGLPKYYGIGELKKLLNVKMKLSTNKIKIMKPGSPFIFICFRNQEDREAAIKALDGYKWKGKSLSAFEAKPAPDPLIRRRKEASTAEGEPLNIKRRTVEASATSLAYLTYDEQLKQKQSEMENVLQKFGKELWSSIPTLRTFVEKQRLLHGGLPCAFEPIRPSPMQDGYRNKCEFSIGKDALGVKRVGFRVGSYSNGFLEVESIAHLKHIPECMKQTVVLFEQFVQSSPFDVYSAETYQGHFRQLTVRMSHATGQVMVVVGVHLQSLSEEEKQTMKSSIVECLTSEPGKQAGISSIHFEVIQKRQQGQYTNPIEHLYGETHIEDTILGLTFRISPAAFFQINTPAAEVLYQCAIDVAAPSKSTSILDICCGTGTIGLCFARHCKQVLGVDIVEQAIEDAKHNAQKNGIENCSFFAGNSDDLIMSLIRHANIMPDQHESLIAIVDPPRAGLHIRSITQLRNARGLDKLVYVSCSPQSAIKNWVDLMRPCSKQLRGEPFVAKKAMAVDLFPHTPHTELVILFEREKESKQELVVDSENVCTDKPVDPQPET
- the LOC120958653 gene encoding beta-1,3-glucan-binding protein 2-like translates to MNRFLRLFILLFVFPFSYGDPRKSSRYQPPKPRFEVFDPKGLIVWINADPGISSFTFHGKLNQQFVQNYDVGRWAQTIIKIKNGRYLFIDREAKLVPGDTIFYRTVIVRNGQTYRTNSGAFTVEELRPAATPSPTSTSGIVSRSATSELYPYVLTANERRTKDVRSTATQTDDYEGNSAEHCANAQTIVNGRKVCAGKLLFEDNFNGRSIDLRKWRIENRFASDPDNEFVVYADFPENIMIQNGLLAIRPTLFEEKFGPGATTQQFRFGEECTGHSSSRDCIRDTKIDFDMIPPVLTAQITTITSFKFTFGKVLIRAKLPEGSWIFPQLYIIPATDFYGQDSYASGLMRIAFVPGGPQFRNQLSGGLLVSDSEPLRCSKMCTLNKNVQWSSDYHVYGLKWTPEGVWMEVDDEVYCAIDPGEGLYRTIQSRKPQIANLWQLSGSRMAPFDKDFYLGLGVGVGGHYDFHQFNGKPWKDLGVKAMFTFWKARDKWYPTWNVNSTMLVDYVRVFGV